The following are encoded together in the Lathyrus oleraceus cultivar Zhongwan6 chromosome 3, CAAS_Psat_ZW6_1.0, whole genome shotgun sequence genome:
- the LOC127129790 gene encoding uncharacterized protein LOC127129790, translated as MLLSEYDIEYHTLKAIKGSVLADHLAQHPIDDYESINFEFPDENVMYLKTKDFNEPLPNEGPEPGSQWGLIFDGAVNAYGNGIGVVIITPHGSHIPFTIRLTFKCTNNMVEYEAYIMGLEEAIDLRMKNLDVYGDSTLVVNQIKGEWVTRQPDLIPYKDYARRLSTFFNKIEFHHIPCEENQMEDALATLASMIIVNRWNDMPKIDVKRLDRPAHVFAMEEVSDDKPW; from the exons ATGCTCTTATCCGAATATGACATTGAGTATCACACCCTGAAAgctatcaaaggaagtgtcttggCCGATCATTTAGCTCAACATCCAATCGACGATTATGAGTCTATAAATTTTGAATTCCCAGATGAAAATGTGATGTACTTAAAAACCAAAGATTTCAATGAACCACTGCCAAATGAAGGGCCAGAGCCAGGTTCTCAATGGGGTTTAATATTTGATGGAGCagttaatgcttatggtaatggtattggggtagtAATCATCACTCCTCATGGCTCACATATCCCTTTTACTATAAGATTAACATTCAAGTGCACAAACAACATGGTGGAATATGAAGCCTACATCATGGGtttagaagaagccattgatcttagaatgAAAAATCTTGATGTTTATGGAGACTCAACTCTAgttgttaatcaaattaaaggagaatgggTAACTCGCCAACCCGACCTaatcccatacaaagactatgcaaggAGGCTATCTACTTTCTTCAACAAGATTGAATTTCATCACATCCCTTGTGAGGAAAATCAAATGGAAGATGCCTTGGCAACTTTGGCTTCCATGATCATTGTGAATCGATGGAATGATATGCCTAAGATCGATGTTAAACGTCTTGATAGACCTGCTCATGTATTTGCAATGGAAGAAGTCTCTGATGACAAGCCatg GTGa